One segment of candidate division KSB1 bacterium DNA contains the following:
- a CDS encoding metallophosphoesterase — MKIAHISDLHICVENKPENLIKTRRLLEWVLARGCDHLIISGDVSHDACAADFEALRGLLDEYGLLDWRRLTMVIGNHDIFGGIYLATDIPDFPDRCRRTNYTERVLQFARWFSEAFHHTQQPLAPLPFPFVKILDEAVIFGANSIAPYSPLTNIMAAKGRLAGRELAQLKRLMTAHRHSHKPKLVVLHHQFRSRFMAPPPLRSTVETVWDFLNFHFNKLYTKSQLLRLFAEQRVDLVLHGHIHVNAGYEINGVRFLNGGGSLEGGRAHELQSNFIAIEQGNVVVSTESCLVERLPRRPAWLAQRWQPEYAIG, encoded by the coding sequence ATGAAAATTGCCCACATCTCTGATCTTCACATCTGTGTGGAGAACAAGCCGGAAAATCTCATCAAAACGCGACGGCTGCTGGAGTGGGTGCTGGCCCGCGGTTGCGATCACCTCATCATCTCCGGCGACGTCAGCCATGATGCCTGCGCGGCGGACTTTGAAGCCCTGCGCGGGCTGCTCGACGAATACGGGCTGCTGGACTGGCGCCGCCTCACCATGGTCATCGGCAATCACGACATCTTTGGCGGCATTTACCTCGCCACCGACATCCCCGACTTTCCCGACCGCTGCCGCCGCACCAATTACACGGAACGGGTGCTGCAATTCGCCCGCTGGTTTTCCGAAGCCTTCCACCATACCCAACAACCCCTGGCCCCCCTGCCCTTTCCCTTTGTCAAAATACTCGATGAAGCTGTGATCTTCGGCGCCAACTCCATCGCCCCCTATTCGCCCCTGACCAACATCATGGCCGCCAAAGGCAGGCTGGCCGGCCGCGAGTTGGCGCAGCTCAAGCGTCTCATGACTGCGCACCGCCACAGCCACAAGCCCAAGCTGGTCGTGCTGCATCATCAATTTCGTTCGCGTTTCATGGCCCCGCCACCGCTGCGCAGCACGGTGGAAACGGTGTGGGACTTTTTGAATTTTCACTTCAACAAACTCTACACCAAAAGCCAGTTGCTCAGGCTGTTTGCCGAGCAGCGCGTTGACCTTGTGCTGCATGGTCACATTCATGTCAATGCCGGGTATGAGATCAACGGGGTGCGTTTTCTCAACGGGGGCGGATCACTTGAGGGCGGCCGCGCGCATGAGTTGCAGAGCAACTTTATCGCGATCGAGCAGGGAAACGTTGTGGTGAGCACCGAGTCCTGCCTGGTGGAGAGGCTGCCCCGCCGTCCAGCCTGGCTGGCACAGCGCTGGCAGCCGGAATATGCGATCGGTTGA
- a CDS encoding transketolase, whose product MTYERLLLKLAEQDDRLLVLTAENRAAIRNLPPRLGPRFLDTGICEQTLIGMAAGLALRGRIPVVHALASFLTMRAFEFIRTDIGIAHLPVKLVGYLPGLLSEANGPTHQALEDIALMRAIPGMRVFCPSDREELLLGLPTILPDAHPWYIRFNQQNSDLMHNPVFKIGQAELVLDGQDATILTHGTLLVEACRTALLLKARGLSVRVLNLRTLEPLDEAAILAAARDTRLLVIIEDHFVRGGLCSAVAELLVNKPRRVTVLPFALPNRWFKPALLHEVLVHEGFTAERIAERIALELMNFGR is encoded by the coding sequence ATGACCTACGAAAGACTCTTGCTGAAGCTGGCCGAGCAGGATGACCGCCTGCTGGTGCTGACGGCGGAAAATCGCGCGGCCATTCGCAACCTGCCGCCGCGTCTCGGCCCGCGCTTCCTTGACACCGGCATTTGTGAACAAACACTGATCGGCATGGCCGCCGGCCTGGCCCTGCGCGGGCGCATTCCCGTGGTGCATGCGCTCGCCAGCTTTCTCACCATGCGCGCCTTCGAGTTCATCCGCACCGACATCGGCATTGCCCACCTCCCGGTGAAACTGGTGGGCTATCTGCCCGGGCTGCTGTCGGAAGCCAACGGGCCCACCCATCAGGCCCTGGAAGACATTGCCCTCATGCGTGCCATTCCCGGCATGCGGGTGTTTTGTCCCAGCGATCGCGAAGAGCTGCTGCTCGGCCTGCCGACCATCCTGCCGGACGCGCATCCCTGGTACATTCGCTTCAACCAGCAGAACTCCGATCTTATGCACAATCCGGTTTTCAAGATTGGCCAGGCCGAACTGGTGCTTGACGGCCAGGATGCCACCATTCTCACCCATGGCACTCTGCTGGTGGAGGCCTGCCGCACGGCACTGCTGCTCAAGGCCAGGGGGTTGAGCGTGCGGGTGCTCAATCTGCGCACGCTGGAACCGCTCGATGAGGCCGCCATTCTGGCGGCTGCGCGCGACACCCGCCTGCTGGTCATCATTGAAGATCACTTTGTGCGTGGCGGCCTCTGCAGCGCGGTGGCGGAATTGCTGGTCAACAAACCGCGGCGCGTCACCGTGCTGCCCTTCGCCCTGCCCAATCGCTGGTTCAAACCCGCGTTGCTGCACGAGGTGCTGGTGCATGAGGGATTCACCGCCGAACGCATTGCCGAGCGCATTGCACTGGAGCTGATGAATTTTGGAAGGTGA
- a CDS encoding aminotransferase class III-fold pyridoxal phosphate-dependent enzyme, whose product MKSNEEWSRRSYPAIARSQALYARATGLIPAHTQTLAKGPGQYVRGVAPVYLERGRGARVWDVDGNCYLDYNMAIGPLVLGYAHPAVDEAIRRQLDSGITFSLMHPLEVEVAELLAGVIPNAEAVRFSKTGAEVTSAAVRLARAFTGREKILCCGYHGWHDWYITVTDRRRGVPASQLDLTYTFDYNDPASLDAALDAEVAAVIMEPVVFQPPRPGFLEYVQESCRRRGALLIFDEMWTGFRLAVGGAQEFFGIQPDLACYSKAIANGMPLAVLTGRREIMKLLERDVFFFTTFGGEALSLAAAKATIAEIREKNVPAHLARLGKKLKEGYNQLAARLGMDYTRCVGYDCRTLVTFDERAAPPLLLKSLLQQELLRCGILWSGFHTLSFSHCDEDIDYTLAAYAHVLPLLARAVRENKVAEHLRGEPVEPVFRKTSHFHSKPRPPLSTAPARQLEP is encoded by the coding sequence ATGAAATCGAACGAGGAGTGGTCGCGGCGCAGTTATCCCGCAATTGCGCGCTCGCAAGCACTGTATGCGCGTGCCACCGGTCTGATTCCGGCACACACTCAAACCCTGGCGAAGGGGCCGGGGCAATACGTCCGCGGCGTCGCGCCCGTTTATCTCGAACGCGGCCGCGGTGCCCGGGTGTGGGATGTCGATGGCAATTGCTATCTCGACTACAACATGGCCATCGGTCCGCTGGTGCTGGGCTATGCCCACCCCGCAGTCGATGAGGCCATTCGCCGCCAGCTCGACAGCGGCATCACCTTCTCGCTGATGCATCCTTTGGAAGTGGAGGTGGCGGAGTTGCTGGCCGGGGTGATCCCCAACGCCGAAGCGGTGCGCTTCAGCAAAACGGGCGCCGAGGTCACCAGTGCGGCAGTGCGGCTGGCGCGCGCCTTTACCGGCCGCGAAAAGATCCTCTGCTGCGGTTATCACGGCTGGCATGACTGGTACATCACCGTGACCGACCGGCGCCGCGGGGTTCCCGCCAGCCAGCTCGATTTGACCTACACCTTCGATTACAACGATCCCGCTTCGCTCGACGCCGCCCTCGATGCAGAAGTGGCGGCGGTGATCATGGAACCGGTCGTGTTTCAACCGCCACGCCCGGGCTTTCTCGAATACGTGCAGGAGAGTTGCCGCCGCCGGGGCGCGTTGCTGATTTTCGATGAGATGTGGACGGGCTTTCGTCTCGCCGTGGGAGGGGCGCAGGAATTTTTCGGCATCCAGCCCGATCTCGCCTGCTACTCCAAGGCGATCGCCAACGGCATGCCGCTCGCCGTGTTGACCGGCCGCCGCGAGATCATGAAGCTGCTGGAGCGCGACGTCTTTTTCTTCACCACTTTCGGCGGCGAAGCGCTCTCGCTGGCCGCGGCGAAAGCAACGATTGCCGAAATTCGGGAGAAAAACGTTCCGGCCCATCTCGCCCGCCTGGGCAAAAAACTGAAGGAGGGTTACAACCAACTGGCAGCCCGCCTGGGAATGGATTACACGCGCTGTGTCGGCTATGACTGCCGCACGCTGGTGACCTTCGATGAACGGGCGGCGCCGCCCCTGTTGTTGAAATCCCTGCTGCAGCAGGAGTTGTTGCGCTGTGGCATCCTGTGGTCCGGTTTTCACACGCTCAGCTTTTCCCACTGCGACGAGGATATCGATTACACCCTGGCGGCCTATGCCCATGTGTTGCCCCTGCTGGCGCGGGCGGTACGGGAGAACAAAGTGGCGGAGCATCTGCGCGGCGAACCGGTCGAGCCGGTGTTCCGCAAGACCAGCCATTTTCACAGCAAACCGCGCCCGCCGCTGTCCACGGCCCCGGCGCGTCAACTGGAACCATGA
- a CDS encoding HAD-IIIA family hydrolase, which translates to MLQRPGRPAENLPARAAKIKLLLTDCDGVLTDTGVYYSDAGEEFKRFSIRDGMGVARLRELAGVETGIITGELSLAVKRRAEKLKITEVYLGVKSKMLMLETIQAVSQLSSEQIACIGDDVNDLEILAAVGLSACPRDAMPVVRRRVDYVCRARGGHGAFREFAELIIAASRHCQQGVTLPAVWLGAQPVR; encoded by the coding sequence ATGCTTCAACGCCCCGGTCGCCCGGCGGAAAATTTGCCCGCCAGGGCGGCCAAAATCAAACTGCTGCTCACCGACTGCGACGGCGTGCTCACCGACACCGGCGTTTACTATTCCGACGCCGGCGAGGAGTTCAAGCGGTTTTCGATTCGTGACGGCATGGGTGTGGCGCGGCTGCGCGAGCTGGCGGGGGTGGAAACCGGCATCATCACCGGCGAGCTTTCGCTGGCGGTGAAGCGCCGCGCGGAAAAGCTCAAAATCACCGAAGTCTATCTCGGCGTCAAATCCAAAATGCTCATGTTGGAGACGATTCAGGCAGTGAGCCAGCTGAGCAGTGAGCAAATCGCCTGCATCGGGGATGATGTCAATGATCTTGAGATTTTGGCGGCAGTCGGGCTCTCGGCCTGTCCGCGGGACGCCATGCCGGTGGTGCGGCGCCGCGTCGATTATGTGTGCCGCGCGCGCGGCGGGCACGGTGCTTTTCGCGAATTTGCCGAGTTGATTATTGCCGCCAGCCGGCATTGTCAGCAGGGGGTGACGTTGCCCGCGGTCTGGCTTGGTGCCCAACCGGTGCGCTGA
- a CDS encoding phytanoyl-CoA dioxygenase family protein — protein MTQQTLLWEEFQRQGFVLVRGLLTPEEVQQYVSRLEALSGIRREDFSRARHTPPALQKSWTLPDGVSKQRDFWPLISDERLLTAVRSILGKPIRYLQHSDLHVGFSAIAWHRDSVNRAYGVGPDWDESGAEYQLVRVGIYLQSFAESNFRLGFIPGSNQWAERQRFGHRKHHELRLRVLSAASFLSPAWQMRAARAVWVVTEPGDCIIFDPRLLHSGSAITGPKYSIFLAYGIENHHFERHYHYYRHVRRELQYDDLAPELVQQLRLHNLLAGVSTATMPLAEAFRPGSLSQRVARHFTGRH, from the coding sequence ATGACTCAGCAAACATTATTGTGGGAGGAATTTCAGCGTCAGGGTTTCGTGCTGGTGCGCGGGCTTTTGACGCCGGAGGAAGTGCAGCAGTATGTCAGCCGTCTCGAAGCACTTTCCGGCATTCGGCGGGAAGATTTCTCCCGCGCACGCCACACCCCACCGGCCCTGCAAAAGTCATGGACGCTGCCCGATGGCGTGTCCAAGCAGCGGGATTTTTGGCCGTTGATCAGCGACGAGCGGCTGCTCACCGCTGTGCGCAGCATTCTCGGCAAGCCGATCCGTTATCTGCAGCACAGTGATTTGCACGTGGGGTTTTCCGCGATCGCCTGGCATCGCGACAGTGTGAATCGCGCCTATGGCGTCGGCCCGGACTGGGACGAAAGCGGGGCCGAGTATCAACTCGTGCGGGTGGGCATTTATTTGCAATCTTTCGCGGAGAGCAACTTTCGGCTGGGCTTCATCCCCGGCAGCAACCAGTGGGCGGAACGCCAGCGTTTCGGGCATCGCAAGCATCACGAGCTCAGGCTGCGGGTGTTGAGTGCGGCCAGCTTTCTCTCGCCAGCCTGGCAAATGCGGGCGGCGCGCGCCGTGTGGGTGGTGACGGAACCGGGGGATTGCATCATCTTTGACCCGCGGCTGTTGCATTCCGGCAGCGCCATCACCGGGCCGAAATATTCCATCTTTTTGGCCTACGGGATCGAAAACCATCATTTTGAGCGCCACTATCACTATTATCGTCATGTGCGGCGGGAACTGCAGTATGACGATCTCGCCCCGGAATTGGTGCAGCAGTTGCGCCTTCACAATCTGCTGGCCGGGGTGTCCACGGCCACGATGCCGCTTGCCGAAGCCTTTCGGCCCGGTTCCCTGTCGCAACGTGTTGCCCGCCACTTCACCGGCCGTCATTAA
- a CDS encoding glycosyltransferase family protein, with amino-acid sequence MKPRVVTIIQARTGSSRLPNKVLLPLGGRTVLERMLERVRAARHAGTIVVATTSDAADDVLAALCRQIGAHCFRGHATDLLDRHYRAALAWQAEAVVKIPSDCPLIDPAVIDRVIGEYLEHAGTCDYVSNLHPASFPDGNDVEVMSRTALATAWREAHRDFEREHTTPFLWDQPQRFRLRNVSIDLPGNYAMSHRYTLDYAEDYALIRAVFDALHPRHPLFGVADILHLLEERPDLRRLNQRYLGVNWYRHHLDALHTIRPADTRLPDDPGKKYEPVTR; translated from the coding sequence ATGAAACCGCGCGTAGTGACCATCATTCAGGCGCGCACGGGGTCGTCGCGTCTGCCCAACAAGGTGCTGCTGCCGCTCGGCGGCCGGACGGTGTTGGAGCGCATGCTGGAACGGGTGCGGGCCGCCCGCCATGCCGGCACGATCGTCGTGGCGACGACCAGTGACGCAGCCGATGACGTGCTGGCTGCGCTCTGCCGGCAAATCGGCGCGCACTGCTTCCGCGGCCATGCCACCGATCTGCTCGACCGGCACTACCGTGCGGCGCTTGCCTGGCAGGCGGAAGCAGTGGTGAAAATCCCCTCCGATTGTCCGCTCATCGATCCGGCGGTGATCGATCGCGTCATCGGAGAATATCTCGAACATGCCGGCACTTGCGACTACGTCAGCAATCTTCATCCGGCCAGTTTTCCCGACGGCAACGATGTGGAAGTGATGTCACGCACCGCCCTGGCCACCGCCTGGCGCGAGGCACACCGGGATTTCGAACGCGAGCACACCACGCCCTTCCTGTGGGATCAGCCGCAGCGCTTTCGTTTGCGCAATGTCAGCATCGATCTTCCCGGGAATTATGCCATGAGTCATCGCTACACCCTGGATTATGCCGAAGATTATGCCTTGATTCGCGCGGTCTTTGACGCCTTGCATCCCCGCCATCCCCTCTTCGGCGTCGCTGACATTCTGCACCTGCTGGAAGAACGGCCGGATTTGCGCCGGTTGAACCAGCGCTATCTCGGCGTGAACTGGTACCGTCATCATCTCGACGCATTGCACACGATCCGGCCGGCGGACACACGCCTGCCGGATGATCCGGGCAAAAAGTATGAGCCTGTCACCCGCTGA
- a CDS encoding SDR family oxidoreductase produces MSKDWFDLRHRVIILTGGAGLLGREYARALSQAGAHVVVADIDARAAREVVAELPGAEGLAVATDVTQPASVHALVRQTLAKFERVDGLVNNAALDPKFDAGQAHRHNHRFENYPLELWQRSLAVDLTGMFLCSQAVALPMLEQRRGVIVNIASIYGLVGPDQRIYQRPGEDELMRCKPVSYSVTKSAVLGFTRYLATYWAGKGIRVNTLTLGGVQHEQEPEFVQRYQNRVPLGRMAGRGEYCGALIFLLSEASAYMTGANLVVDGGWTAW; encoded by the coding sequence ATGTCCAAAGATTGGTTTGATCTGCGTCATCGCGTCATCATTCTCACCGGCGGCGCGGGCTTGCTGGGCCGGGAGTATGCGCGGGCCTTGTCACAAGCCGGGGCACATGTGGTGGTGGCGGACATCGATGCCCGCGCGGCCCGGGAGGTCGTGGCGGAGTTGCCGGGCGCCGAGGGTTTGGCCGTTGCCACCGATGTCACCCAGCCGGCCTCGGTGCATGCCCTGGTGCGGCAAACCCTCGCCAAATTCGAACGCGTTGACGGTCTGGTCAACAATGCCGCTCTCGATCCCAAATTTGATGCTGGCCAGGCACACCGCCACAATCACCGGTTTGAAAATTACCCGCTGGAGCTGTGGCAACGCTCGCTGGCGGTCGATCTCACCGGCATGTTTCTCTGCAGCCAGGCGGTGGCGTTGCCGATGCTGGAACAACGGCGCGGCGTGATTGTCAACATTGCCTCGATCTACGGCCTGGTGGGGCCGGATCAACGCATTTATCAGCGGCCGGGGGAGGACGAACTGATGCGCTGCAAACCGGTCTCCTACTCCGTCACCAAAAGCGCGGTGCTGGGATTCACGCGCTATCTCGCCACCTACTGGGCCGGGAAGGGCATTCGCGTGAACACCCTCACCCTCGGGGGGGTTCAGCATGAGCAAGAACCGGAGTTTGTGCAGCGTTATCAAAATCGGGTGCCGCTCGGCCGCATGGCCGGTCGCGGGGAGTATTGCGGCGCCCTCATTTTTTTGCTCTCCGAGGCTTCGGCCTACATGACCGGCGCCAATCTCGTGGTCGATGGAGGCTGGACGGCATGGTGA
- a CDS encoding acylneuraminate cytidylyltransferase family protein, which produces MVSSKPKVLALVPARGGSKSIPRKNLKTLGGCPLLAYSIAAGLQAASVDRVIVSTDDAEIAAVARQWGAEVPFLRPAQLARDDTPDFPVIVHALRWLQKREKYHADVIVQLRPTSPLRPPGGVDDGVALLLGNPAADSVRAVKPAGENPYKMWRLEQGWLVPLLETGLPEAYNMPRQKLPPTYWQTGHLDVIRVTSLKHKHSLTGDRVLPLLVDPRYAIDLDQPEQWPLVEWLLAHLPLPLVRPCAGGTHGGVGRHARHPLTPQQVPVQPQEEA; this is translated from the coding sequence ATGGTGAGCAGCAAGCCCAAAGTGCTGGCCCTGGTCCCGGCGCGGGGCGGCTCGAAATCGATTCCGCGAAAGAACCTCAAGACGTTGGGGGGCTGCCCGCTGCTCGCCTACAGCATTGCCGCGGGTTTGCAGGCCGCGAGTGTCGATCGCGTCATCGTCTCGACCGATGATGCCGAAATTGCCGCAGTGGCACGCCAATGGGGCGCGGAGGTTCCTTTCCTGCGCCCGGCGCAACTGGCCCGGGATGACACCCCGGATTTTCCCGTGATCGTGCATGCGCTGCGCTGGTTGCAGAAGCGGGAAAAATATCATGCCGATGTTATTGTGCAATTGCGGCCGACCTCGCCACTGCGCCCGCCGGGAGGTGTTGATGACGGCGTCGCCCTGTTGCTGGGAAATCCCGCCGCCGATTCAGTGCGCGCGGTGAAACCCGCCGGTGAAAATCCCTACAAAATGTGGCGGCTGGAGCAGGGCTGGCTGGTGCCGTTGCTCGAAACGGGCCTGCCCGAGGCCTACAACATGCCGCGGCAAAAACTGCCGCCGACTTACTGGCAAACCGGTCATCTCGATGTCATTCGCGTGACAAGCCTGAAGCACAAACATTCACTCACCGGCGATCGCGTGCTGCCGCTGCTGGTCGATCCCCGGTATGCCATCGACCTCGACCAACCCGAGCAATGGCCGCTGGTGGAATGGCTGCTGGCGCATCTGCCCTTGCCGCTGGTCAGACCTTGCGCGGGCGGTACTCACGGCGGCGTTGGCAGACATGCCAGGCACCCTCTCACGCCCCAGCAGGTGCCGGTGCAACCACAGGAGGAGGCATGA
- a CDS encoding dienelactone hydrolase family protein, which translates to MKLVRPAILLGLAAVVAASAEVRHQEVTYAAGGVTMKGYLAYDDAVKGRCPGVLVVHEWWGHNDYARKRADMLAQLGYTALAVDMYGDGRRAEHPEEAGKFASAVMQNLPAARARFEAALALLKRHRTTDSTRIAAIGYCFGGGVVLHMARLGVDLKGVVSFHGSYATQTPAQPGRVKAAVLVCHGEADQFITAEQIAALKKEMADAGVDFQFISYPDARHSFTSPAADSLGRKFNLPLGYNRAADEKSWADMQQFFKKIFKQ; encoded by the coding sequence ATGAAACTGGTTCGTCCCGCAATCCTTCTGGGGCTGGCAGCCGTGGTTGCCGCATCCGCCGAAGTCCGTCATCAGGAGGTGACCTATGCTGCCGGCGGCGTGACGATGAAGGGATATCTCGCTTATGACGACGCGGTGAAGGGCCGCTGCCCGGGCGTTCTGGTGGTGCATGAATGGTGGGGCCACAATGACTATGCCCGCAAACGTGCAGACATGCTGGCGCAGCTCGGCTACACCGCGCTGGCCGTCGATATGTACGGTGACGGCAGGCGTGCCGAGCATCCGGAGGAAGCCGGCAAGTTCGCCAGCGCGGTGATGCAGAACCTGCCGGCAGCCCGGGCGCGATTCGAGGCGGCGTTGGCGCTGCTCAAGCGACACCGCACCACGGACTCCACCCGCATTGCGGCAATCGGTTATTGTTTCGGCGGCGGCGTGGTGCTGCACATGGCGCGCCTGGGCGTGGATCTCAAAGGCGTGGTGAGCTTTCATGGCAGCTATGCCACGCAAACGCCGGCCCAGCCGGGCAGGGTAAAAGCCGCGGTGCTGGTGTGCCACGGCGAAGCAGACCAATTTATCACGGCCGAGCAGATTGCTGCTTTGAAAAAGGAGATGGCCGACGCCGGGGTCGACTTCCAGTTCATTTCTTATCCCGATGCCAGGCACAGCTTCACCAGCCCGGCAGCCGACAGCCTGGGCAGGAAGTTCAATTTGCCCCTGGGTTACAACCGCGCTGCGGATGAAAAATCCTGGGCCGACATGCAGCAGTTCTTCAAGAAAATTTTCAAGCAATGA
- a CDS encoding 8-oxo-dGTP diphosphatase codes for MSQPGADHNHNDARLHQIDWANWQPRMRATLVFIMQDGRLLLIRKKRGLGAGKINAPGGRIDPGETPQQCAIREVQEELRITPLAVEERGTLSFQFVDGLSLHVRVFTATAWEGQPQETEEATPLWTPVDRIPYEEMWADDRLWLPEMLAGKRFDGRFLFEQDRLLAHELEVY; via the coding sequence ATGAGCCAACCCGGCGCCGATCACAATCACAATGACGCGCGCCTCCATCAGATCGATTGGGCCAACTGGCAGCCGCGCATGCGCGCCACCCTGGTGTTCATCATGCAGGACGGCCGGCTGCTGCTCATCCGCAAGAAACGCGGGCTGGGTGCCGGCAAGATCAATGCGCCGGGCGGCCGCATCGATCCCGGGGAAACACCGCAGCAGTGCGCCATTCGCGAAGTCCAGGAGGAGTTGCGCATCACGCCCCTGGCGGTGGAGGAACGCGGCACGCTCAGTTTCCAGTTTGTCGATGGTCTGTCGCTGCATGTGCGGGTATTCACCGCCACCGCCTGGGAGGGGCAGCCGCAGGAGACCGAGGAAGCCACGCCGCTGTGGACCCCCGTCGATCGCATCCCTTACGAGGAAATGTGGGCCGATGATCGTCTCTGGCTGCCAGAGATGCTGGCGGGCAAACGTTTTGACGGCCGGTTCTTGTTCGAGCAAGATCGGCTGCTGGCGCACGAGCTGGAAGTTTATTGA
- a CDS encoding thiamine pyrophosphate-dependent enzyme produces MSLSPAELELLQQRALRVREHVIRLATNGGCFLGASLSCADVIVYLYSHFLNVKTGNLDDPARDYLFLSKGHDVPALYAMFVELGWLEAARLRNHLQTCDVIYWHPNRDIPGVEFHSGSLGHLLAVAAGVAYDCKLRQQRNKIVVLLGDGELNEGSVWETCLVAAALRLENLIAIVDRNGFQANLPTEELVPLEPLADKFRAFGWRVAQADGHDFVSLHRALTGWPLAGGQPQVLIAETVRGKGLPSLEGRADRWFCDFSSREIEALLRELHGEEVEDLTATALTVR; encoded by the coding sequence ATGAGCCTGTCACCCGCTGAACTCGAGCTGCTGCAACAGCGCGCGCTGCGTGTGCGCGAACACGTCATCCGTCTGGCGACCAATGGCGGCTGCTTTCTCGGCGCCTCGCTCTCCTGCGCCGATGTCATCGTTTATTTGTATTCGCATTTTCTCAATGTCAAAACTGGCAACCTCGACGATCCGGCACGCGACTATCTCTTTCTCTCCAAAGGGCACGATGTGCCGGCCCTCTATGCCATGTTTGTCGAGTTGGGCTGGCTGGAGGCGGCGCGGCTGCGCAATCATCTGCAAACCTGCGACGTCATCTACTGGCATCCCAACCGCGACATCCCCGGCGTCGAGTTCCATTCCGGATCGCTCGGGCATTTGCTCGCGGTGGCGGCCGGTGTCGCCTATGATTGCAAGCTGCGGCAGCAGCGCAACAAAATCGTGGTGTTGCTCGGTGACGGCGAGCTGAATGAAGGCTCGGTGTGGGAAACCTGTCTGGTGGCCGCCGCCCTGCGCCTGGAGAATCTCATCGCCATCGTCGATCGCAACGGCTTTCAAGCCAATTTGCCGACCGAAGAGCTTGTGCCGCTGGAGCCGCTGGCGGACAAGTTTCGGGCTTTTGGCTGGCGGGTCGCGCAGGCCGACGGTCATGATTTCGTCTCGTTGCATCGCGCGCTCACCGGCTGGCCGCTGGCGGGCGGGCAGCCGCAGGTGCTGATCGCAGAAACCGTTCGTGGCAAGGGTTTGCCGAGCCTGGAAGGCCGTGCCGACCGCTGGTTTTGTGATTTCTCCTCCCGTGAGATCGAAGCCTTGCTGCGGGAACTGCACGGCGAAGAGGTGGAAGACCTGACCGCCACGGCGCTCACGGTGCGTTGA
- a CDS encoding Gfo/Idh/MocA family oxidoreductase — protein MRNGFLIVGLGSIGRVHLRNLIALGQRDIILCRTGKSTLPPGELSEFLTVSSLEQALERRPLAAFITNPTALHLPTAILAAQAGCHLFVEKPVSHTAEGVRALAQLVAQQQLCAQVGFQFRFHPALQQVRLWLKAGALGRVISAHVHWGEYLPDWHPWEDYRRSYSALTALGGGVIATLCHPFDYLRWLLGEVESVLALSHHSGCLAVEAEDLAEIILRFASGVIGSIHLDYLQRPPRHTLEIIGELGTIRWDYGSATADFAHAASGQNFVYRPANGFERNSMFLAEMREFLACLETAGTPSCHLRDGIRALEIALAAKQSSQERREIHVQRLV, from the coding sequence ATGCGTAATGGCTTCCTGATCGTCGGCCTGGGCTCGATCGGCCGTGTCCACCTGCGCAATCTCATCGCCCTGGGGCAGAGGGACATCATCCTCTGCCGCACCGGCAAAAGTACGCTTCCCCCCGGCGAATTGAGCGAATTCCTCACCGTGTCTTCGCTGGAGCAGGCGCTGGAACGGCGGCCGCTGGCGGCTTTCATCACCAATCCGACTGCCCTGCACCTCCCCACGGCCATTCTGGCGGCGCAGGCCGGATGTCACTTGTTTGTGGAAAAGCCGGTCTCGCACACCGCCGAGGGCGTGCGGGCGCTGGCGCAGCTGGTGGCGCAGCAGCAGCTTTGCGCCCAGGTTGGTTTTCAATTCCGTTTTCATCCCGCCCTGCAACAGGTCCGGCTGTGGCTCAAGGCTGGTGCTCTGGGGCGGGTGATCTCCGCCCATGTGCATTGGGGTGAATATCTGCCCGACTGGCACCCCTGGGAGGATTACCGCCGCAGCTACAGCGCGCTCACCGCGCTCGGCGGTGGCGTGATTGCGACGCTCTGCCATCCTTTCGATTATTTGCGCTGGTTGCTCGGCGAAGTCGAGTCCGTCCTGGCGCTCAGCCACCACTCGGGCTGCCTGGCCGTCGAAGCTGAAGATCTGGCGGAGATCATTCTGCGTTTTGCCAGCGGCGTGATTGGCAGCATTCATCTTGATTATCTGCAACGTCCGCCGCGACACACGCTGGAGATCATCGGCGAGCTGGGCACCATCCGCTGGGACTACGGTAGCGCCACCGCGGATTTTGCCCATGCGGCGAGCGGCCAAAATTTTGTTTACCGTCCTGCCAATGGTTTTGAGCGCAACAGCATGTTCCTCGCGGAAATGCGGGAATTTCTCGCCTGCCTGGAGACGGCCGGGACACCCTCCTGTCATCTGCGCGATGGCATTCGTGCGCTCGAAATCGCGCTGGCGGCGAAACAATCCTCACAAGAACGAAGGGAAATACATGTCCAAAGATTGGTTTGA